The following are from one region of the Kineosporia sp. NBRC 101731 genome:
- a CDS encoding iron-containing redox enzyme family protein, protein MTPGAGGKSSTMLQARLDMSAPALRAASALLWEPSPGLAERYLDYLEAMHGVIRASVPLMVAAIARCRELPADPVAGTLASYLVGHVAEETGHDDWLLEDLRVAGRDPEAVRSGLPGPVIARLVGPQYYWIAHHHPVALLGYIAVLEGNAPPPGLARHLAQRTGLPDAAFRTLHAHAVLDTGHRDELDALLDRLPLQPPHRDAVCLSALHTVDAFAHLLHRVSTSRAPAHPPKPEWTS, encoded by the coding sequence GTGACGCCGGGCGCCGGCGGAAAGTCCAGCACGATGCTCCAGGCCCGGCTCGACATGAGCGCACCCGCGTTGAGAGCGGCCTCGGCGCTGCTCTGGGAACCGTCGCCCGGGCTGGCGGAACGCTACCTGGACTACCTCGAGGCCATGCACGGCGTGATCCGGGCCTCAGTACCCCTGATGGTGGCCGCGATCGCACGTTGCCGCGAGCTCCCGGCCGACCCGGTGGCGGGGACGCTGGCCTCCTACCTGGTCGGGCACGTGGCGGAAGAGACCGGGCACGACGACTGGCTGCTCGAGGACCTCCGGGTCGCGGGCCGTGACCCGGAGGCCGTGCGATCGGGGTTGCCCGGCCCGGTGATCGCCCGTCTGGTGGGGCCGCAGTACTACTGGATCGCCCACCACCACCCGGTGGCGCTGCTGGGCTATATCGCGGTGCTGGAGGGCAACGCCCCACCGCCCGGGCTGGCCCGGCACCTCGCGCAGCGGACCGGTCTGCCGGACGCCGCCTTCCGTACCCTGCACGCCCACGCGGTCCTCGACACCGGTCATCGGGACGAGCTCGACGCCCTGCTGGACCGGCTGCCCCTGCAACCGCCGCACCGGGACGCAGTCTGCCTGAGCGCCCTCCACACCGTCGACGCCTTCGCCCATCTGCTGCACCGGGTGTCGACCTCCAGAGCACCTGCGCACCCACCGAAACCCGAATGGACATCGTGA
- a CDS encoding radical SAM protein, whose translation MHLADIMARRAVPGTGLLIALTSRCPLACAHCSTASTMTGPQPQAADLHRFIEGFTSLNRPDVTFFTGGEPLLRPRLLTELAGSARATGSIPVVLTGAYFARGGRIPARVREALLTMGHVSISLDAFHEREVPRPDVFAVLRELLRRGHRVSLHLTGTEAYLAPTTAEVRRRFGADVPMLVSDLQAVGRAAAWRQARPETQAATTTPLSPCALAAWPVLAADGVITACCSPATLDRRPVPRHLLLGTLGRDDWETVRTRLLASPMLRGVRVMGPDHLAARFAHPDDAPHARGRDGVCGRCHALSDRADRVDRVDRVDPAKETGPAGAAAVLGALAGPAGAMLDRDAADRQRRAGAIALLKRYGASRYAHLIEPGRPAATGVKP comes from the coding sequence ATGCACCTGGCCGACATCATGGCCCGCCGGGCGGTGCCCGGCACCGGCTTGCTCATCGCCCTGACCAGCCGCTGCCCCCTGGCCTGCGCCCACTGCTCGACCGCCTCCACCATGACAGGACCGCAGCCGCAGGCGGCTGATCTGCACCGGTTCATCGAGGGCTTCACATCCCTGAACCGGCCGGATGTCACCTTTTTCACCGGGGGCGAGCCACTGTTGCGCCCCCGGCTGCTGACCGAGCTGGCCGGTTCGGCCCGGGCCACCGGATCGATCCCGGTCGTGCTGACCGGTGCCTACTTCGCCCGCGGCGGCCGGATCCCGGCCCGGGTACGCGAGGCCCTGCTGACGATGGGGCACGTCTCGATCAGCCTGGACGCCTTCCACGAGCGGGAGGTGCCGCGCCCCGATGTGTTCGCCGTCCTGCGGGAGCTGCTGCGCCGGGGCCACCGCGTGAGCCTGCACCTGACCGGTACCGAGGCCTATCTGGCCCCGACCACGGCCGAGGTGCGCCGCCGGTTCGGCGCCGACGTGCCGATGCTCGTCAGCGACCTTCAGGCCGTCGGACGCGCGGCGGCCTGGCGTCAGGCCCGACCCGAGACGCAAGCAGCTACGACAACGCCACTTTCGCCGTGCGCGCTCGCCGCCTGGCCGGTCCTGGCCGCCGACGGGGTGATCACCGCCTGCTGCAGCCCGGCGACCCTCGACCGCCGGCCGGTGCCCCGGCACCTGCTCCTGGGAACACTGGGCCGTGACGACTGGGAGACGGTCCGGACCCGCCTGCTGGCCTCACCGATGCTGCGTGGCGTGCGGGTGATGGGACCCGACCACCTGGCGGCGCGTTTCGCGCACCCAGACGATGCCCCGCACGCCCGTGGGCGTGATGGGGTGTGCGGGCGCTGCCACGCCCTGAGCGACCGGGCCGATCGGGTCGATCGGGTCGATCGGGTCGATCCAGCCAAGGAGACCGGCCCGGCCGGCGCTGCGGCGGTACTGGGTGCGCTCGCGGGCCCGGCCGGGGCGATGCTCGACCGCGACGCCGCCGATCGCCAGCGCCGCGCCGGAGCCATTGCCCTCCTGAAGCGCTACGGCGCCTCCCGCTACGCGCACCTGATCGAGCCGGGCCGGCCGGCCGCCACCGGGGTGAAGCCGTGA
- a CDS encoding cupin domain-containing protein, whose protein sequence is MQQGLNRLVNDVQVLTRAWERETVVSTGLGDFDDVLSVASVEALIEGSLPLAAARLFKEGEFLSSDLLTRPAGRRGRNARQLVHAPALYREVRAGATVAIEELQLFSPGVEALTSAVSAQTGYDVDSTAFLTPARAGGAGPHRDKVGFFLRQVHGVKRWRVWPAETGPADQRPDPLEFARTPPEIDILLKEGDCIYIPRGRMHVGETLDEPSLHLSIGMFQITWAKALANLAQAVGTGIDELAEFLPSRFATVDPDEAMQERLGLLIERLGAARWSSIDPGNPARAKASLPSPAGLQEALDRYRA, encoded by the coding sequence GTGCAGCAGGGCTTGAACCGACTCGTGAACGACGTGCAGGTGCTGACGCGCGCCTGGGAACGCGAGACCGTGGTCAGCACCGGGCTGGGGGACTTCGACGACGTGCTCTCGGTGGCGTCGGTCGAGGCACTCATCGAGGGGAGCCTGCCGCTGGCGGCGGCGCGGCTCTTCAAGGAGGGCGAGTTCCTGTCCTCCGACCTGCTCACCCGGCCCGCGGGCCGGCGGGGGCGCAACGCCCGCCAGCTCGTGCACGCCCCCGCCCTGTACCGCGAGGTCCGCGCCGGGGCGACGGTGGCCATCGAGGAACTCCAGCTGTTCAGCCCGGGAGTCGAGGCCCTGACGTCGGCGGTGTCGGCCCAGACCGGGTACGACGTGGACAGTACGGCCTTCCTCACCCCGGCCCGGGCCGGGGGAGCCGGCCCGCACCGGGACAAGGTGGGCTTCTTCCTGCGGCAGGTGCACGGGGTCAAGCGCTGGCGGGTCTGGCCGGCCGAGACCGGGCCCGCGGATCAGCGCCCCGACCCCCTCGAGTTCGCCCGCACCCCTCCCGAGATCGACATCCTGCTGAAAGAGGGGGACTGCATCTACATCCCGCGCGGGCGCATGCACGTCGGGGAGACCCTGGACGAGCCGTCGCTGCACCTGTCGATCGGGATGTTCCAGATCACCTGGGCCAAGGCCCTGGCGAACCTGGCCCAGGCGGTCGGCACCGGGATCGACGAACTGGCGGAGTTCCTGCCCTCGCGGTTCGCGACGGTAGACCCCGACGAGGCGATGCAGGAGCGGCTCGGGCTCCTGATCGAGCGACTGGGCGCGGCCCGCTGGTCATCGATCGATCCCGGGAACCCGGCGCGGGCCAAGGCTTCGTTGCCCTCCCCGGCCGGGCTTCAGGAGGCGCTGGACCGCTACCGAGCCTGA
- a CDS encoding adenylate/guanylate cyclase domain-containing protein — MRCVACGALSPEQVRFCANCGTAQSVSGPAGSAEQRRLVSIVFCDLVGSTSLAGRLDPEVLRSVTLGYFDLMRDCVEAHGGVVEKFIGDAVMAAFGIPVLHEDDARRALAAAYDMVAALADFNVELEAGLGIRLDVRIGVNTGEVVTTPDTSAGHGFVSGETVNVAARLEQNAAPGQILVGPQTVRAAGGVAVVEPAGDLVLRGKSQPVTAYVLLGVLSDEPEVVRRFDLPFVGRAPELAELTLVLDRLHRQGEGQLMSVFGDAGIGKTRLVRTWLANGASGVRSGTGRCRPYGAAGTLAPLAEAITTLTHAGGAAEIPSVLRDGLLRDGTPNPSVAETVAAVSELLAAQAPVVLVLDDCHWAAPALLDVLDDIIDRTDQAPVLFVCLARPELMETRPGWGGGRLNMNSMVLQPLARPEAELLAAGLVEVGAHADGVLARAVERAGGNPLHLEQVVTALLQDGGSEALPASVHALLAARIGALSPPERAVLELAAVIGRDFDARTVRELAGAELDDPGPVLRDLRRRRLVEGAGPGGRFRFSSALIQEVAYVGTPKRIRAQRHERVADQLPAENLASSAGHLEAAYRLRAELGLVDTATADLRRRAGAALTTAGTLALARADLTWAVDLLGRAHDLARPGEPGQNTAARHLGEVLLALGRIPEGTALLGEVLEDPLTDPVTAAHARLLLSAHAPEGNPGEAARAALAVFEAAGDRLGVARAKIRLAQEQQFHGRHEQALDLLGQGLAEAVSLGAEADRALALGAIGVSLWLGPEPLGSAVQQCRALLAEHGGRAAQVTLSCTQAVLLGLQGRPAEARDHMARAETGARELGYAEADVVLPQFAAQIEIAAGNRDEAERLIRKAREAARTLGSPVLVESASRDLARTLLLRSAWPEAAAVLGEVPVDSPADLPPAEAADDAGLRARVLARSGGRRDEALTWADRAVAIASGTDSPWSRGFAEFDRADTLLVLGRPGAADATRSAERWFARKELRAAPYDVEGGPR; from the coding sequence ATGCGGTGCGTTGCGTGCGGGGCGCTGTCCCCGGAGCAGGTCCGATTCTGCGCGAACTGCGGTACTGCGCAGTCTGTCTCGGGTCCGGCAGGGTCGGCCGAACAGCGTCGCCTGGTCAGCATCGTGTTCTGCGATCTGGTCGGATCGACCTCGCTGGCGGGCCGCCTGGACCCGGAGGTGCTGCGCTCGGTCACCCTCGGGTACTTCGATCTGATGCGGGACTGCGTCGAGGCGCACGGCGGGGTGGTGGAGAAATTCATCGGCGACGCGGTGATGGCGGCCTTCGGTATTCCGGTGCTGCACGAGGACGACGCCCGCCGGGCCCTGGCCGCCGCCTACGACATGGTCGCGGCCCTGGCCGATTTCAACGTCGAACTCGAGGCCGGGCTGGGGATCCGGCTGGATGTGCGGATCGGGGTGAACACCGGCGAGGTGGTCACGACCCCCGACACCTCGGCCGGGCACGGGTTCGTCTCCGGGGAGACGGTGAACGTGGCCGCGCGCCTGGAGCAGAACGCGGCGCCCGGGCAGATCTTGGTCGGACCCCAGACGGTACGTGCCGCGGGAGGCGTGGCGGTGGTCGAGCCCGCGGGTGACCTGGTGCTGCGCGGCAAGTCGCAGCCGGTGACCGCCTACGTGCTGCTGGGGGTGCTCTCGGACGAGCCCGAGGTGGTGCGTCGTTTCGACCTGCCCTTCGTCGGGCGGGCCCCGGAGCTGGCCGAGCTGACGCTGGTGCTTGATCGCCTCCACCGGCAGGGCGAGGGCCAGTTGATGAGCGTGTTCGGTGACGCCGGTATCGGCAAGACCCGTCTGGTGCGGACCTGGCTCGCGAACGGGGCATCCGGGGTGCGCTCGGGCACCGGCCGGTGCCGGCCCTACGGCGCGGCGGGCACGCTGGCCCCGCTGGCCGAGGCGATCACGACCCTGACGCACGCGGGTGGTGCCGCTGAGATCCCCTCCGTCCTGCGCGACGGGCTGTTGCGGGACGGTACGCCCAACCCCTCCGTCGCCGAGACCGTGGCAGCGGTCAGCGAGCTGCTGGCGGCGCAGGCACCGGTCGTGCTCGTGCTGGACGACTGCCACTGGGCCGCGCCCGCGCTGCTCGACGTGCTGGACGACATCATCGACCGGACCGACCAGGCGCCGGTGCTGTTCGTCTGTCTGGCCCGGCCCGAGCTGATGGAGACCCGGCCGGGCTGGGGCGGGGGTCGGCTGAACATGAACTCAATGGTGCTGCAACCGCTTGCGCGTCCCGAGGCGGAACTCCTGGCGGCCGGTCTGGTCGAGGTGGGCGCCCACGCGGACGGGGTGCTGGCCCGGGCCGTCGAGCGGGCCGGCGGTAATCCGCTGCACCTGGAGCAGGTGGTGACCGCGCTGCTGCAGGACGGTGGCTCGGAAGCGCTCCCGGCCTCGGTGCACGCGCTGCTGGCGGCCCGGATCGGGGCCCTCAGCCCGCCCGAGCGCGCGGTGCTGGAGCTGGCGGCGGTGATCGGCCGCGACTTCGACGCCCGCACCGTGCGCGAGCTGGCCGGGGCAGAACTCGACGACCCGGGCCCGGTGCTGCGCGATCTGCGCCGGCGACGCCTGGTCGAGGGGGCGGGCCCCGGCGGCCGGTTCCGCTTCAGCAGCGCGCTGATCCAGGAAGTGGCGTACGTGGGCACCCCGAAACGGATCCGGGCGCAACGCCATGAGCGGGTCGCTGATCAGTTGCCGGCCGAGAACCTGGCGTCCTCGGCCGGTCACCTGGAGGCGGCCTACCGGTTGCGGGCCGAACTGGGCCTGGTCGACACCGCCACCGCGGACCTGCGGCGGCGGGCCGGCGCGGCCCTGACCACGGCCGGGACCCTGGCCCTGGCCCGGGCCGACCTGACCTGGGCGGTCGACCTGCTCGGCCGGGCTCACGACCTCGCCCGCCCGGGGGAGCCCGGCCAGAACACCGCTGCCCGGCATCTCGGAGAGGTGCTGCTCGCGCTGGGCCGGATCCCCGAGGGCACGGCCCTGCTCGGTGAGGTGCTCGAGGACCCGCTCACCGATCCCGTGACGGCCGCGCACGCCCGGCTGCTGTTGAGTGCGCACGCCCCCGAAGGGAACCCGGGTGAGGCGGCCCGGGCCGCCCTGGCCGTCTTCGAGGCTGCCGGGGACCGGCTCGGGGTGGCCCGGGCGAAGATCCGGCTCGCTCAGGAGCAACAGTTCCACGGCCGTCACGAGCAGGCCCTCGATCTGCTGGGCCAGGGCCTGGCGGAGGCGGTGTCCCTGGGCGCCGAGGCCGACCGGGCGCTGGCACTGGGCGCGATCGGGGTCTCACTGTGGCTGGGACCGGAGCCGCTCGGCTCGGCCGTGCAGCAGTGCCGGGCCCTGCTGGCTGAACACGGGGGCCGGGCCGCGCAGGTGACGCTCTCGTGCACGCAGGCGGTCCTGCTGGGGTTGCAGGGCCGGCCCGCCGAGGCGCGGGACCACATGGCCAGAGCGGAGACGGGGGCCCGGGAACTCGGATACGCCGAGGCCGATGTGGTCCTGCCACAGTTCGCTGCCCAGATCGAGATCGCGGCCGGGAACCGGGACGAAGCGGAACGATTGATCCGCAAGGCCCGGGAAGCAGCCCGCACGCTCGGTTCCCCGGTCCTGGTCGAGAGCGCCTCGCGGGACCTGGCCCGCACCCTGCTGCTGCGCTCGGCCTGGCCGGAGGCAGCCGCCGTGCTCGGGGAGGTTCCGGTGGACAGCCCTGCGGATCTGCCACCCGCCGAGGCCGCGGACGACGCCGGGCTGCGGGCCCGCGTGCTCGCCCGTAGCGGTGGCCGCCGGGACGAAGCCCTGACCTGGGCGGACCGGGCCGTGGCGATCGCCTCCGGCACGGATTCGCCGTGGTCCCGGGGCTTCGCCGAGTTCGACCGGGCCGACACGCTGCTGGTGCTCGGCCGCCCGGGTGCCGCCGACGCCACCCGCAGCGCTGAGCGATGGTTCGCCCGCAAAGAACTACGCGCGGCCCCCTACGACGTTGAAGGAGGACCACGATGA
- a CDS encoding MFS transporter: MITVLIGLVPAVLRRNPLYRRIFLSEFVSTLGSSMSTLAFPLLVLSTGGSAVQAGSIATVALGTRLAFRLPAGSLADRWDPRRVMIATDLVRLLALGSLPVVALTGEPHFAQMVAVAAVEGLAGALFSPAAGLMTRDVTATHSQLTEAMGLGQIVQAGTSLLGPALGGSLFMIDPMLPFLLDGASYAVSALLLAGISRPATVVAAVAERGGVTAGIRWLLTARPLLLVLVFCGVINLVGGAMELLIVIDLRLHGATGSMIGLTMSCAGIGAVAGSVLALPVTRRLGVASILLGLGATWALAFTALALAFSPALAAGLLTTLMVLSPAAGVVVGTTVLGGTPRHLLGRVNAATSLLLMGLAVLGPITAGALVQGVGTSGAWTVLAAVTAALTALIWQPLRQAWRADASPPNRKDEQDDLAEAAQPEVLAHLAPDAIAPVVPADPLLWLEQRDDPRTQEWSRERAVEFDRATAGWSHRDHFATEIERLAQVSSPVSTPRPAGGRWFVQWHPTGSEHPVIAVIAPGGPVRTLLDPHRLDPTGRTTLEAWHPSTEGRLLAYQVAAGGTENAQLWVLDVDTGTVVDGPISRVRNSTVAWLPGGQAFYYVRRPDPAQRPGEDQYHRRVRLHRIGTDPDHDPVVFGEGRRSTEHYAVRTDPDGRWLVVSASAGTDPRKDLWLTDLRSSDPAAPQFRVMHEGIDARTRPNPRPDGIYALTDLGADRNRLIRCTPDAPEPGSWSDLVPEDPDAVLDDYAVLDHPGLPRPLLLVCRVRHAVGELTVHDLRDGTLLNVVALPGNCSIGQLRTEPAAADAAWFAVTGFDHPTTVYRFDAHTALAAPWTPPAGLGTHDARTPDGPPIRTRQLTYPSADGTPVRLFVVTADPPDPQTAPAPRPPAPTILMAYGGFGQSTTPSHAPDVTAWVRAGGVYAIAAVRGGGEEGRAWHRAGRLAGKQTSIDDLNAAAQHLVDLGLTTPGQLGVWGASNGGLLAGGALTQHPERYGAVACLAALLDMVRYQQSGLGPSWVGEYGDAADPEQLAWLQAYSPYHRVRQGQAYPAVLLAVFEADTRVDPLHSRKMGEALRRAGSGAAPVLLRSEAHAGHGARSRSSLTALQADLLAFFAHELGLGSHARGSSPAEHSDPEVS; encoded by the coding sequence GTGATCACCGTCCTGATCGGCCTGGTTCCCGCCGTGCTGCGGCGTAACCCTCTCTACCGGAGGATCTTTCTCTCCGAGTTCGTCTCGACCCTGGGCTCGTCGATGTCGACGCTCGCCTTTCCCCTGCTGGTGCTGTCCACGGGTGGCAGCGCCGTGCAGGCCGGGTCGATCGCCACCGTGGCACTGGGCACCCGCCTGGCCTTCCGGCTCCCGGCCGGGTCGCTGGCCGACCGGTGGGATCCCCGGCGGGTGATGATCGCCACCGACCTGGTGCGGCTGCTGGCCCTGGGCAGCCTGCCGGTCGTGGCCCTGACCGGCGAACCCCATTTCGCCCAGATGGTCGCGGTGGCCGCCGTCGAAGGGCTGGCCGGGGCCCTGTTCAGCCCGGCCGCCGGGCTGATGACCCGCGACGTCACCGCCACCCACAGTCAGCTCACCGAGGCGATGGGCCTGGGCCAGATCGTGCAGGCCGGGACCAGCCTGCTGGGCCCGGCCCTCGGCGGCTCGCTGTTCATGATCGACCCGATGCTGCCGTTCCTGCTCGACGGTGCTTCCTATGCGGTCTCGGCCCTGCTGCTGGCCGGTATCTCCCGGCCCGCCACCGTCGTCGCGGCAGTCGCCGAACGCGGCGGCGTCACGGCCGGGATCCGCTGGCTGCTGACCGCCCGGCCCCTGCTGCTGGTACTCGTGTTCTGCGGTGTGATCAACCTGGTCGGCGGCGCGATGGAGCTGCTGATCGTGATCGACCTGCGCCTGCACGGCGCCACCGGCAGCATGATCGGTCTGACCATGTCGTGCGCCGGGATCGGCGCCGTGGCCGGTTCGGTGCTTGCCCTGCCCGTGACCCGCCGGCTGGGAGTGGCCTCGATCCTGCTCGGCCTCGGCGCGACCTGGGCGCTCGCGTTCACCGCATTGGCCCTGGCTTTCAGCCCGGCGCTGGCGGCGGGTCTGCTGACCACCCTGATGGTGCTCTCCCCGGCGGCCGGGGTCGTGGTGGGCACGACCGTGCTCGGCGGCACCCCCCGGCACCTGCTGGGCCGGGTGAACGCCGCCACCAGCCTGCTGCTGATGGGGCTGGCCGTGCTCGGCCCGATCACGGCCGGGGCCCTGGTGCAAGGGGTCGGGACCTCCGGGGCATGGACGGTGCTGGCCGCGGTCACCGCTGCCCTCACCGCCCTGATCTGGCAGCCCCTACGCCAGGCCTGGAGGGCCGACGCGTCCCCGCCGAACCGGAAGGACGAGCAGGACGACCTCGCTGAGGCCGCCCAGCCCGAGGTGCTGGCCCACCTGGCCCCCGACGCGATCGCTCCTGTCGTACCGGCCGACCCGTTGCTCTGGCTGGAGCAACGCGACGACCCGCGCACCCAGGAGTGGAGCCGAGAACGGGCGGTCGAGTTCGACCGGGCCACGGCCGGCTGGAGTCACCGGGACCACTTCGCCACCGAGATCGAGCGGCTGGCGCAGGTCAGTTCCCCGGTCTCGACGCCCCGCCCGGCCGGGGGACGATGGTTCGTCCAGTGGCATCCCACCGGCTCCGAGCATCCGGTGATCGCGGTGATCGCGCCCGGCGGCCCGGTGCGCACGCTGCTGGACCCGCACCGGCTGGACCCGACCGGCCGCACCACGCTCGAGGCCTGGCACCCCTCCACCGAGGGGCGCCTGCTGGCGTACCAGGTCGCGGCCGGGGGCACCGAGAACGCGCAGCTGTGGGTGCTCGACGTCGACACCGGCACCGTGGTCGACGGCCCGATCAGCCGGGTGCGCAACTCCACCGTGGCCTGGCTCCCCGGCGGGCAGGCCTTCTACTACGTGCGGCGACCGGATCCGGCGCAGCGGCCTGGGGAGGACCAGTACCACCGCCGGGTGCGCCTGCACCGCATCGGCACCGATCCGGACCACGATCCCGTGGTGTTCGGCGAGGGCCGCCGATCCACCGAGCACTACGCCGTGCGCACCGATCCGGACGGCCGGTGGCTCGTGGTCAGCGCCTCGGCCGGGACCGATCCCCGCAAGGACCTCTGGCTCACCGACCTACGCAGCAGCGACCCGGCCGCCCCGCAGTTCCGGGTCATGCACGAAGGGATCGACGCCCGGACCCGGCCGAACCCGCGCCCGGACGGCATCTACGCCCTCACCGACCTCGGCGCGGACCGCAACCGGCTGATCCGCTGCACACCCGACGCTCCTGAGCCCGGCTCCTGGAGCGACCTGGTGCCCGAGGACCCTGACGCGGTGCTCGACGACTACGCCGTGCTCGACCACCCCGGCCTACCCCGCCCCCTGCTGCTCGTGTGCCGGGTGCGCCATGCCGTCGGCGAGCTCACCGTGCACGACCTGCGCGACGGCACCCTCCTGAACGTCGTTGCCCTGCCGGGGAACTGCTCGATCGGCCAGCTACGCACCGAACCCGCCGCAGCCGACGCGGCCTGGTTCGCCGTCACCGGCTTCGACCACCCCACCACGGTCTACCGATTCGACGCCCACACCGCTCTGGCCGCCCCCTGGACCCCGCCCGCCGGCCTCGGAACCCACGACGCGCGCACGCCCGACGGCCCGCCGATCCGCACCCGGCAGCTGACGTACCCCTCCGCCGACGGCACCCCCGTACGCCTCTTCGTCGTCACGGCCGATCCCCCCGACCCGCAGACTGCACCGGCCCCGAGGCCCCCGGCACCGACGATCCTGATGGCGTACGGCGGTTTCGGGCAATCGACCACCCCGAGCCACGCGCCGGACGTGACAGCCTGGGTACGCGCGGGCGGCGTGTACGCGATCGCGGCGGTGCGCGGTGGCGGCGAAGAGGGCCGTGCCTGGCATCGGGCCGGCCGGCTGGCGGGCAAGCAGACCAGCATCGACGATCTGAACGCCGCCGCGCAGCACCTCGTCGACCTCGGTCTCACCACGCCGGGGCAGCTGGGGGTGTGGGGCGCCTCGAACGGAGGGCTACTGGCCGGCGGCGCCCTGACCCAGCACCCTGAGCGCTACGGCGCCGTGGCCTGCCTGGCGGCGCTGCTCGACATGGTGCGCTACCAGCAGTCGGGCCTGGGACCCAGCTGGGTCGGTGAGTACGGCGACGCCGCCGACCCCGAGCAGTTGGCCTGGCTGCAGGCGTACTCGCCCTACCACCGGGTGAGACAAGGGCAGGCCTATCCCGCCGTGCTGCTCGCGGTGTTCGAGGCCGACACCCGGGTCGACCCGCTGCACTCCCGCAAGATGGGCGAGGCCTTGCGGCGGGCCGGGTCCGGCGCCGCGCCGGTGCTGCTGCGGTCCGAGGCCCACGCCGGGCACGGTGCCCGGTCCCGGTCCAGCCTCACGGCCCTGCAGGCCGACCTGCTCGCCTTCTTCGCCCATGAGCTGGGGCTCGGCTCGCACGCGCGTGGCTCATCCCCGGCTGAGCACAGTGATCCTGAAGTCTCGTGA
- a CDS encoding radical SAM protein, whose amino-acid sequence MIGTRLDETDSPRLVRSDRGWWFIGNQTWTLLRHDQVGPDGTINPETEGFLREAGAYRPRVPRSYMITVLTSTVCNLGCGYCFQNTGAGDGNPFRPDRITRKRLTSPMIDKIIDFTRERMDAAGLDRLYLLLFGGEPLLNPKGCLELLTRTGEIGRGYANMATNGVLLNRKLAIDLEAAGLCGAQITLDGSRADHDSVRVKHSGAGTFDAIVKNVARATEATDLRWNLRVNVSHHNAERIGELFGQLDGAIDPARSTMTFAWVGDSGVGYANDLRHQDSVADRFLDWSIQALEAGYRIARPTMRTTCQTCSDPGGRHGAVINADGTLYSSWQSAGKEGWQVGTVDSGYLDVDRVRNRWVTCGYEYQQADGTQVARFQDSVDGRLLDYLLASDRL is encoded by the coding sequence ATGATCGGCACCCGGCTCGACGAAACGGACTCACCCCGCCTGGTTCGCAGCGACCGGGGGTGGTGGTTCATCGGGAACCAGACCTGGACGCTGCTGCGCCACGACCAGGTCGGCCCGGACGGCACGATCAATCCCGAGACCGAGGGTTTCCTGCGCGAGGCGGGCGCCTACCGGCCCCGGGTCCCGCGCTCGTACATGATCACGGTGCTCACCAGTACCGTCTGTAATCTGGGCTGCGGCTACTGCTTCCAGAACACCGGCGCCGGGGACGGCAACCCCTTCCGGCCCGACCGGATCACCCGCAAGCGCCTGACCAGCCCGATGATCGACAAGATCATCGACTTCACCCGGGAACGGATGGATGCCGCCGGGCTGGACCGTCTCTACCTCCTGCTGTTCGGCGGCGAGCCGCTGCTGAACCCGAAGGGCTGCCTGGAACTACTGACCCGGACCGGTGAGATCGGGCGCGGGTACGCCAACATGGCCACCAACGGGGTACTGCTGAACCGGAAGCTGGCCATCGATCTCGAAGCCGCCGGGCTCTGCGGGGCCCAGATCACCCTGGACGGCAGCCGCGCCGATCACGACAGCGTGCGGGTGAAGCACTCGGGGGCCGGAACCTTCGATGCCATCGTGAAGAACGTAGCTCGCGCCACCGAGGCCACCGACCTGCGCTGGAACCTGCGGGTGAACGTGTCGCACCACAACGCCGAGCGGATCGGCGAGCTGTTCGGCCAGCTCGACGGCGCGATCGACCCCGCCCGCAGTACCATGACCTTCGCCTGGGTCGGCGACTCCGGGGTCGGATACGCCAACGATTTGCGCCACCAGGACAGCGTGGCCGACCGGTTCCTCGACTGGTCGATCCAGGCGCTCGAAGCCGGATACCGCATCGCCCGGCCGACGATGCGCACCACCTGCCAGACCTGCTCCGACCCCGGAGGCCGGCACGGCGCAGTGATCAACGCCGACGGAACCCTTTACAGCAGCTGGCAATCCGCCGGCAAGGAAGGCTGGCAGGTCGGCACCGTGGACTCGGGCTACCTCGACGTCGACAGGGTCCGCAACCGCTGGGTCACCTGCGGCTACGAATACCAGCAGGCCGACGGGACCCAGGTGGCCCGGTTCCAGGACAGCGTCGACGGCCGGCTGCTGGACTACCTGCTCGCCTCCGATCGGCTCTGA
- a CDS encoding aroma-sacti cluster domain-containing protein produces the protein MTPAPHDNSPAGPPANPLTGLRRAGFPVDELTEEQLEVLTGLSADEVTLLVDIKQRLDAVEPEVQAHVTVAGAGLF, from the coding sequence ATGACCCCAGCACCGCACGACAACTCACCCGCCGGCCCGCCGGCGAACCCGTTGACCGGCCTGCGCCGGGCGGGTTTCCCGGTCGATGAGCTCACCGAGGAACAGCTCGAGGTCCTGACCGGCCTGTCCGCTGACGAGGTGACCCTGCTGGTGGATATCAAGCAGCGTCTGGACGCGGTGGAGCCCGAGGTACAGGCGCACGTCACGGTCGCCGGCGCGGGACTGTTCTGA